The window aaatgggcttaaatatttatgtgtacaaaaatataattttaaaaaataaaaaaaaaccccaaTATTCAATTTTCTGAATTGTAACATAATTGACAATTCGGATTCTCGAATTCAAATCAATGTGGTATTTGggtttgaacacccctaattacGAAAAATATTATATGAGACGGTATCTCTATAAAATGTCTAATTGATCACCGTGaaattgtaaataaatataagtaATCAGTCTGGATTATAAAATTCAGTCTAATAGAGATTGAACTCTCATTTTAGAATTTGTGTAATTTCAATTCTTCAAGAGTCAACACAGTCCCTCTTTTTAAGTTCATGAGCTTTGacagaaaaataaaagacaaagaaaaacaaattaatggtCTTTTGTTGGAGCGCTCTACCATACTCTGGAAGTGTCGAAGTATTTGGGTTGGGTTGGGTTGCTGATTTCCGTCATTACCAACGTCAGATTATCCCCTAGTAAGATTCTCACTCTCATAGTTGTTTACCCGTCTTCAATTCCTTTGATTTCTCATTTCTGATACTCAATTTTTGTCTTGATTATGTTGCATTCGGAAGGAAGTGATTGATCAATGGATATAATATCACAGTTGCAAGAACAAGTTAACTTGATTGCATCTCTTGCTTTTAATACTTTTGGTACTCTTCAACGAGATGCTCCTCCTGTTCGCCTTTCCCCCAATTATCCTGAACCTCCTCCTAACCctaattctaattctaattccaATCCTAACCCTAATCCTAACTCTGATGCTAGTGCTAATGCTAATGCTAATGCTAATTCAAATGCAAATCCTAATCCAAATGCTAATCCTAATGTTTCCCAACAACAGTCTGATACTTCCAACAATTTTGCTGATGAACCCAAAACCGCTAGTGCTGCTCTTGTAAAGGCTGCTAAGCAGTTAATCTTTTGTTGGGAGTTTTTTCATTTGGTTTATATATGATTTTTGCTTAAATTCTTGTATATAGTGTCAATCTACGCTATGTTTGGATGGGAGGATTGCATTTCCTTTGTTTAGATATCAAAAGGAATAGGAAGAAATTAGAGGGAAGGGAAGAACTTATTTACATGttgtacaaaacaaatcctTCCAATATTGGAAGGAAAACATACTTATACACTGTTTGGATAAGAATTtggaagggaaagggaatgaatAGAAGGTAAAGGGCAGagaaggaaggaaaaagaagaggaAATAATAGAAGTCTCTAGGAAAGGAAGGGAGAGCATGAGAActagcttttttttttccaaatctttCCACATTTACACTTGGTTTGGATAATAGTTAAGGAGAGAAATTAAATgaaaggaagggaaaggaaggggtgAGAATAGCATGAGAAGTCTCTCTCGTTTGTTTAGGAGGAcgaggaaaggaaaggaaaggaagagaAATAATTTGTTCCTTCTAAATCTATCCACATATGAAGGGATTTGGTTACCAACAAAAATAAAGGACTTCATCCCTTCAAATTCCTTCTTCCAAAATCTGTTCTTTCAAAAATTCCTTCTCTCAAAAAACATTGCCCaaacagaaaaaaatatatcctCTTAATCTCTTCCCTTTTttccatcaatcaaaacaaAGTGTTTGAGAGATTTGGTTATAAAAAATCAAGAGACTTTTGCTCCcttcaaatttcttttttctaaatttCTCCCTTTCAAAATTTCTAACCGAACAAAGGAAATTATAACCCTTCAAATTCAATCCCTTCCTTTCCTCCAATTCCCCCTTCCCATACATGGTGTTATTGTCATTCCTCAACATTGGTTGATGAAACTCTATTATCAGTCTCAACCAGCTTATGCAATTGCTTGTAATGAGATCTTCTGAGACCAAACAGTCTTGTTGCGTTGTCGATAGTTATTGCTTATGCTTATTGGACCTTCTGAGACCAAATAGTTTTATCGGGTTGTTGATAGTAATTGCATATGCGTGTTTGGACTgcgttgttttttttttaccaagttTAGGAATTCATCCGTCCACCATAAAAGACTATCTTACAGCTGCTTGTACCTATAGCAATTAGCAATGTGATCTCaaggtattttttataatttaataaattatatttactcatTAGGAGTTATTAAGCAGCAAAAAAGTTGTCCTCGAGGTACAAGATATATATTGTAGGCTTTGTGTGatacaataataaaacatcattatTAAGCAGGGATTTATTTCTTGATATGTGTACCATTACAAGTCAGGTGATGTTGATGTGAAGTCAGTAACTCTTGTGCacttattatttatgtaaattgcATTGACTATCAGTTGAGATGACCTCTGACGTTGCAAACGTAAGATTGCGTATATCTTTTCCAAaacctaggtgggagccacttaatattattaaaaatttgaaacaatAGAATGTTGTTGTAGAAGTGAATtaatatgaaaacaattaaacaagtATGCAATTTCATGATGCTACTTGTGTTCACATTATTTGCGAATTATTAGGTATAAATCTGTAAATGTTGGGCTTTACCTTATCTACCTGATTAGTATTCTCttctgtattttttttttttttttgactggTATGTGTCCTTTCTTATTCAAACTTGGTCATTTGCAGTTTGATGCTTTAGTTAATGCCCTACCATTGGATGAGGGAGGTGAGGAAGCCCAATTGAAAAGAATAGCTGAGCTTCAGGTATTCCAGTAGCTGATATGCTATGAAATCTCCATCCTTACTTTGTGGAGCCCACTAAAGCTGTATCTCTTGTATTCCCCAGGCAGAAAATGATGCAATAGGCCAAGAATTGCAGAGGCAATTGGAAGCTGCTGGTAATggcttctctctctctctctctgttTTTCCCCcttattatacatatatttgaTGTTTTCTGCATGCAACATTTTCCTTAGAATTTTACGTGTGTGAAGCAAAGCTCCTTCCATAAATAACCTTTTAGTTTCAGTTAGTTTCCTTTGTAATAAAACTGAATTGCGCACTTGGTATGTGGCTAGATTTTCCATACCGATACAAATTTATGTTACTTGGTTTTTATGAATGTTGGCCCTTGATTTGAAAATAGATACTGGGTCAGTTAGTACTTTACAActgtaagtaaaaaaaaattaattgcttTTCCCCCACTGAATATTTTTACTTTACAGTTTTGTGGCTGAGCCAACCCCATCCTTTCGGAATTAAGGACCTGACATTGTTGTGAACAGTTTTGTGGCTGGAAAAATTGGTTATAGACTTAGCTTCTTACTTGTGAAAAGCTAGTGGTTATGTATAAAATGTGTAGTTACTCTGATAATGAGGGGGTTTGTGTTCTTCTACCTCATTTATGTTTTACTGGTGCATCCTACTAGGCGTTTTGCAAGTACTTAGTACAATTGCGTGATGACCTCATGACCCCTTTAAGACGGGCAAAATAATTGAATAAGGGATTCATTTCCAAATGAGTTGAGCCCAAAATATGGAATAGTATaaacaaaattcttaaaattgaaattagctCCCGTTTATACATTTCTGAGATTGGTAACATTAGTTTAGTGCGGAGAGGTTCTTGGTAAAAGCAGCTCCCTGCCCCTTTCTTTCTCCGTCGTTTCTGTTGGCAATTTAAATGGACAAGAGTGACAATTGATTTGCAATCACTGATTTGCATCTTTTATCCTTTCTTTTACACCCAGATAAAGAGTTAAAGCAAGTCCAGGAATTGTTCAGCCAAGCATCAGATAATTGCTTAAATATGAAGAGACCATATTGATGAGTTATTTGCTGATGATGACCATGATTGTTCTTCTGGAGTTTTACTCAAACTAGTCAATCTTGAAGTATGCTCAACGTAGCCTTTTTCTCAACGAGATTCTGTTGTCTTTGTATAGTCCATTGGCTGTCCTGGAATCGGCACAGTTAGTTCAatgttgtagaatgaactataGCAATAGACAATATagttttattttgaattctatcgTCGTTAATCTGACTTATAGTTGGAAGTTGAAATAGTTGATCTGTTTGGTTGTGCAATTAGCAACTCGAAGTACAAGTGATTGCTGCTGTGCAACTCGTAGAACCATTGGCAATTTGGTATTTAGATGCCGATGATGCTTATCATGTTTTAACTTCCAGTTGGATTCACTAGTTTTCTGCAAAAAACAACTCATTTAGATGTTTATGTTAACAACACTTGCTGCAGCGCAATCAGttctttcacacataaagtgcaaaaatgtaTCTTGCGAGGTTAAAGATTTGGATTTACTAGATGAAAAAATTCATGATTCTTTAAAAGGTTGCTATTTAAAGGAAAGATATATATGTTGCTAAACATTCAACTCTGTCTTTGCTTTTTAATAACTTGATTAAGAAATGTTTTAATGCCTTCAAAATTCGAGCAGCCAAGGAATACATGATCGCCAACGGAATCAGCTTGAATCATACATTCTATAATATCTAAGAGAACAccataaatttcaaaattaaagtgCGTCTAAAACCTCACAAAAAGCAGGCAAAACTTTCTACAGCCATATAAATTccaattttaagaaatttaacCTAATAAGGGCTGAACTAAAGCAAATCTACATAAAGAATCTCCAAGCAAAGCAAATGAAACTAATCTGACCAACAAAATCTATTATACTACATTTGGGAATCTCTAGATTGACCAAAAATTCGAAAAGGTTTGAGGCTCCATGTAGAATCATGCTGCACCAAGGCAAACACCTCTCCTGTCATCGTAGGTGGATGAATCACTGCAGCAAACAATGCTGAACAGTTGCGaaattaaaatatcataacATCAACTAACCCGTTGCAGTTGTACTGGCATCTGAGCCAGCTAAGTggggatggcaattcagtccgaatccgcCCCTGAtccgactcgatccgaggaTTTTAATCCGATTCGACTCCGAAGTGGAAAATATCCGACTCCGAATCCGATT of the Amaranthus tricolor cultivar Red isolate AtriRed21 chromosome 6, ASM2621246v1, whole genome shotgun sequence genome contains:
- the LOC130815219 gene encoding mediator of RNA polymerase II transcription subunit 21-like; translated protein: MDIISQLQEQVNLIASLAFNTFGTLQRDAPPVRLSPNYPEPPPNPNSNSNSNPNPNPNSDASANANANANSNANPNPNANPNVSQQQSDTSNNFADEPKTASAALVKAAKQFDALVNALPLDEGGEEAQLKRIAELQAENDAIGQELQRQLEAADKELKQVQELFSQASDNCLNMKRPY